One region of Oryza glaberrima chromosome 7, OglaRS2, whole genome shotgun sequence genomic DNA includes:
- the LOC127778835 gene encoding serine/threonine protein kinase OSK4-like, which yields MQGGGAAASAAATQQHRELLERYELVRVRGRGSFAQVWEARHRRTGLSVAVKILNLAGLLASGIPIRKVEREIAVMRLLNHPHIVRFHEAIAGGDGGGHVYIVMELATQGQLYDYVTQLGRLREDDARRIFQQIISGAEYCHHNMVVHRDLKLENILMDSEMNVKIVDFGFSKFFRHNKVLSASCGSREYAAPELLAGRKYVGPPVDVWSCGVILYILFCGRLPFDSADVSELHRIIKRAEFSIPPYVPDDARDLISSMLIVRPDKRLTITEVRTHRWLQHSIPRYLAMPPLNARTQITRIDAETVDKVVGHGFERRYLVESLENRVENEATVAYNLILNKKFDAPTRYVWTIDVYQEAGQSNTTGAAEATGSSAAGEPPVAVAGEDDGRNNGWALGGVEFHECPREAMRAIAAALRETGVVYAHDDDDRGRYGKLLCARFAGAAGVRRIIRSYLAATDDAPSSSSSAASAGGGSGRGEAGHGGGAPVDDAVLESLSAAVFFEIQLYKSEGEGNYLMDLKRLSGPQLQYLNICSELSSKLRSIN from the exons atgcagggcggcggcgccgcggcgtcggcggcggcgacgcagcaGCACCGGGAGCTGCTCGAGCGGTACGAGCTGGTGCGGGTGCGGGGGCGCGGTAGCTTCGCGCAGGTGTGGGaggctcgccaccgccgcaccggccTCAGCGTCGCCGTCAAGATCCTCAACCTCGCAGGACTTCTCGCCAGCGGCATCCCCATCCGCAAAG tggagaGGGAGATCGCGGTGATGAGGCTGCTGAACCACCCGCACATCGTGCGGTTCCACGAGGCGattgccggcggcgacggcggcggccacgtgTACATCGTGATGGAGCTCGCGACGCAGGGGCAGCTCTACGATTACGTCACCCagctcggccgcctccgcgAGGATGACGCTCGCAGGATCTTCCAGCAG ATTATATCAGGCGCCGAATACTGCCACCACAACATGGTCGTCCACCGTGACCTGAAACTGGAGAACATCCTGATGGATTCAGAGATGAACGTCAAGATCGTCGACTTCGGTTTCAGCAAGTTCTTCAGGCACAACAAGGTGCTCAGCGCGTCATGCGGAAGCCGAGAATATGCCGCTCCCGAG CTACTCGCGGGTAGAAAATATGTTGGTCCACCTGTGGATGTTTGGAGCTGTGGAGTAATCCTTTACATCCTCTTCTGTGGACGCTTGCCCTTTGACAGCGCCGATGTATCAGAGCTGCACAGGATCATCAAG AGAGCAGAGTTCAGTATCCCACCGTACGTGCCTGACGACGCGAGGGATCTCATCTCCAGCATGCTGATCGTGAGACCTGACAAGCGCCTCACCATCACCGAGGTCAGGACGCACCGTTGGCTGCAGCACTCCATCCCTCGCTACCTCGCAATGCCTCCTCTCAACGCTCGCACACAGATCACCAGG ATTGATGCTGAGACTGTCGACAAGGTAGTCGGCCATGGCTTTGAAAGGAGGTACTTGGTTGAATCACTTGAAAACAGAGTCGAAAACGAG GCGACGGTCGCCTACAACCTGATCCTCAATAAGAAGTTCGATGCCCCAACACGTTATGTTTGGACAATTGACGTCTATCAAGAAGCTGGACAAAGTAACACCACG GGAGCAGCAGAAGCAACTGGCAGCAGTGCTGCCGGAgagccgccggtcgccgtcgccggagaagacgacggACGCAACAACGGATGGGCGCTGGGAGGGGTGGAGTTCCACGAGTGCCCCCGCGAGGCGATGCGCGCcatcgcggcggcgctgcgcgaGACCGGCGTCGTCTACgcgcacgacgacgacgaccgcggccGCTACGGCAAGCTGCTCTGCGCAcgcttcgccggcgccgccggcgtccgccgCATCATCCGCAGCtacctcgccgccaccgacgacgcgccctcctcttcctcctccgccgcctccgccggtggtggcagcggcagaGGTGAGGCTGGCCATGGCGGTGGAGCTCCCGTCGATGATGCTGTCCTCGAGAGCTTGTCTGCGGCTGTGTTCTTTGAAATTCAG CTGTACAAGTCAGAAGGGGAAGGGAATTACCTGATGGATCTGAAGAGGCTTTCTGGCCCACAGCTTCAATACCTCAACATATGCTCAGAGTTAAGCTCCAAGTTGAGATCAATTAACTGA
- the LOC127779474 gene encoding DDT domain-containing protein DDR4-like, with the protein MPSSADADAPSSPPPPQQEAAAEGEEEEEKKQQREEEEEAPAPAPAPAPEPAPRKARLPRACNSKPKPPPPPPPERPRRRAAAGGGAGGAEESPQCRVVTPLVSEPEAPAEMPRWRLRCMWELASVLNFLHVYRPLLNISGEFTAEDLEEALITPNSTLDDVHMPLLKSIPPVTRMAMGRGTWVTVLCRKLRDWWHWVAEGDIPIVASHGTEIEAYKVLEPATRLIILKAICDIRVEQEDIRNFIDSSLKHGYDLSTFRKERIGGDAYGISYWYEDDPILGHRLYREIRRVEQLKKEPGKRSRGKGGSIILPVVSYQWETVASNFDEFDDVAEKLFSSRNRTEANLGKKLKIEYLPDIEKIHKKKERLLKKQQREALLIDSFLAPDGFTTGRSLRDRKPVTYTFDEYDRSISEAIKITKKGENSAEPAAPANRRILTPRPEASSNGKVNGLSPTTNEYDGNSSKSDDYRDSDGEEESETLDRSNRRRRRSQRYTRDFVEAVSDIDPNFDSDDEIMGEAVYDEEYLRTRKQQKTSSASEEDEEFRLEEDAEDDDEEEEEYSLSTSEDLEEPQQRKKLQTRGRRGAKLRSVDEIQTGLRRSKRSSRQRINYQQYDYSDTDTEGGKEGKSDASDPDAGFDAENDTELSTSSQEQEEDEDDGPEEQKDNSDDNKMDEDHVMVENKEEQEEQPQPPPLPPQQPVEKMEAPSREIETVGRTFLDLNELAPGGGFDDGPSLTMKDEDMDNS; encoded by the exons ATGccctcctccgccgacgccgacgccccctcctccccgccgcctccgcagcaggaggcggcggcggagggggaggaggaggaggagaagaagcagcagcgggaggaggaggaggaggccccggctccggctccggctccggcgccggagccggcccCTAGGAAGGCGCGGCTGCCGCGGGCGTGCAACAGCAAGCCgaagccgcccccgccgccgccgccggagcggccgcggcggcgcgccgcggcgggcggcggggccggggGCGCGGAGGAGTCGCCGCAATGCCGCGTGGTGACGCCGCTCGTGTCGGAGCCCGAGGCCCCCGCGGAGATGCCGCGGTGGCGGCTCCGCTGCATGTGGGAGCTCGCCTCCGTCCTCAACTTCCTCCAC GTGTACCGCCCTTTGCTGAACATCTCGGGGGAGTTCACGGCGGAGGACCTCGAGGAGGCGCTTATCACTCCCAATAGTACTCTAGATGATGTGCACATGCCACTCCTAAAG TCAATTCCTCCAGTAACCCGCATGGCTATGGGACGTGGAACCTGGGTGACCGTCCTATGTAGAAAGCTAAGGGATTGGTGGCATTGG GTTGCAGAAGGTGATATACCAATTGTTGCATCACATGG AACTGAAATTGAAGCATACAAGGTTCTAGAACCGGCGACTCGTTTAATTATCTTGAAAGCAATATGCGATATACGTGTCGAG CAAGAGGATATCCGGAATTTCATTGACAGTTCCCTAAAGCATGGCTATGACCTTTCTACCTTTCGTAAAGAACGAATAGGGGGTGATGCCTATGGAATCTCATACTG GTATGAAGATGATCCGATTCTCGGGCATAGATTATATCGTGAAATTAGACGAGTGGAACAGCTGAAGAAAGAGCCAGGAAAAAGATCTAGGGGGAAAGGAGGGTCTATAATTCTTCCAGTTGTGTCCTACCAGTGGGAAACTGTCGCATCCAACTTTGACGAGTTTGACGATGTTGCA GAAAAACTCTTTTCAAGTCGGAACAGGACAGAGGCCAACCTTGGCAAGAAGTTGAAGATTGAATATCTTCCAGATATTGAAAAGATACATAAA AAGAAGGAGAGGTTGCTCAAAAAGCAACAAAGAGAAGCCCTTCTCATTGATAGCTTCTTGGCTCCAGATGGATTTACCACTGGTCGCTCTCTTCGTGATAGAAAGCCAGTAACATACACTTTTG ATGAATATGACCGCTCAATAAGTGAGGCCATAAAAATAACGAA GAAAGGAGAAAACTCTGCTGAGCCTGCTGCTCCAGCCAATAGAAGGATCCTTACGCCAAGACCGGAGGCATCGAGCAATGGCAAGGTGAATGGCCTCTCACCGACTACCAATGAATATGATGGAAATTCTTCAAAGTCAGATGACTACCGAGATAGTGATGGTGAAGAAGAAAGTGAGACACTTGATCGGAG CaaccgccggaggaggagatctcAGAGATATACACGGGACTTTGTCGAGGCTGTCTCAGATATTGACCCGAACTTTGACAGTGACGATGAAATCATGGGGGAGGCAGTCTATGATGAGGAATATCTGAGAACTCGAAAACAGCAGAAGACATCAAGTGCTTCTGAAGAGGATGAAGAGTTCCGATTAGAAGAAGAtgctgaagatgatgatgaagaggaagaggaatatTCTTTGAGTACCAGTGAGGATTTAGAGGAGCCACAACAGCGCAAGAAACTGCAAACTCGTGGCCGGCGAGGGGCCAAGCTTAGATCTGTTGATGAAATCCAAACAGGTCTTAGGCGCAGCAAGCGTTCTTCTCGTCAACGCATTAATTACCAACAGTATGATTATTCGGACACAGACACAGAGGgaggaaaggaaggaaaatCCGATGCATCAGATCCTGATGCTGGTTTTGATGCAGAAAATGATACGGAACTCTCGACATCGAGTCAAGAGCAAGAGGAAGATGAGGATGATGGCCCTGAGGAACAAAAGGACAATAGCGACGACAATAAAATGGATGAGGATCATGTAATGGTGGAAAATAAAGAAGAGCAGGAGGAGCAGCCGCAGCCACCTCCACTGCCACCACAGCAGCCTGTGGAAAAAATGGAAGCTCCTAGTAGAGAAATTGAAACTGTAGGGAGAACATTTCTAGATTTAAATGAGCTTGCACCTGGAGGTGGCTTTGACGATGGGCCAAGCCTGACTATGAAAGATGAGGATATGGATAACAGTTAG
- the LOC127779316 gene encoding glycine-rich protein 5-like — MAARVAVVLLLLFGLAAVAVTAARIMPDDDCGDTANAAGAAGVGEAKTAFGGSDGRGGLFGGYTGPLGGGAAGFGPFGGFGAGGGPFGGFGGGVGLGGGGGGFRP; from the coding sequence ATGGCGGCGCGCGTGGCGGTTGTCCTCCTGCTACTgttcggcctcgccgccgtggcggtgacggcggcgaggatcaTGCCCGACGACGACTGCGGCGACACGGcgaacgccgccggcgccgccggcgtggggGAAGCCAAGACGGCGTTCGGCGGGAGCGACGGCCGCGGGGGGCTCTTCGGCGGGTACACCGgcccgctcggcggcggcgccgccgggttcGGCCCCTTCGGCGGgttcggcgccggcggcgggccgtTCGGCGGGTTCGGCGGCGGAGttggcctcggcggcggcggcggaggattcCGGCCGTAA
- the LOC127779416 gene encoding transcription factor BHLH094 gives MDPAPSLAAELWRPHHHRHHLEASSVVTDQGSGSRGGGGSGRRRPRRDAGPEDDDSSKVVSTSAASGGGGGGGGDSVAPEAKRLKPMKSSDKNDSLRTEAGTDSGNSSKAADKNATPPEPPKQDYIHVRARRGQATDSHSLAERARREKISERMKILQDLVPGCNKVIGKASVLDEIINYIQSLQHQVEFLSMKLEAVNSHMNNGIVAFPSKDFGAQPYNTAAGLTFDPQTTREFAQGSTSEWLHMQIGNAYERVT, from the exons ATGGACCCGGCCCCCTCGCTCGCGGCGGAGCTCTGGCGGCCgcatcaccaccgccaccacctcgaGGCGTCGTCCGTCGTCACCGACCAGGGGAGCGGaagccgcggcggaggaggaagcgggcgcaggaggccgcggcgcgacgcggggcCCGAGGACGACGACTCGTCCAAGGtcgtctccacctccgccgcctccggcggcggcggcggcggcgggggggacTCG GTTGCTCCAGAAGCAAAACGTTTGAAACCAATGAAATCTAGTGATAAGAATGATAGTTTAAGGACAGAAGCTGGAACCGATTCAGGAAACAGCAGTAAGGCTGCTGATAAAAATGCTACACCACCAGAGCCACCAAAACAAGACTACATTCATGTGAGGGCAAGAAGAGGTCAAGCAACCGATAGCCATAGCCTTGCGGAGCGG GCACGGCGAGAGAAGATAAGTGAACGGATGAAAATTCTTCAAGATCTTGTCCCTGGATGCAATAAG GTCATTGGGAAAGCATCAGTCCTTGATGAAATAATAAATTACATCCAGTCTTTACAGCATCAAGTTGAG TTTTTGTCCATGAAGCTTGAAGCAGTTAATAGTCACATGAATAACGGAATTGTTGCTTTTCCATCTAAAGAT TTTGGTGCTCAGCCATATAACACAGCTGCTGGTTTGACATTTGATCCACAAACAACAAGGGAATTTGCCCAGGGTTCAACATCAGAGTGGCTTCACATGCAGATTGGAAATGCATATGAAAGAGTGACATGA
- the LOC127779417 gene encoding vesicle-associated membrane protein 721, with amino-acid sequence MGQQSLIYAFVARGTVVLAEYTEFTGNFTTIAAQCLQKLPASNNKFTYNCDGHTFNYLVEDGFTYCVVAVESVGRQIPIAFLDRVKEDFTKRYGGGKAATAAANSLNREFGSKLKEHMQYCVDHPEEISKLAKVKAQVSEVKGVMMENIEKVLDRGEKIELLVDKTENLRSQAQDFRQQGTKVRRKMWLQNMKIKLIVLGIIIALILIIILSVCHGFKCK; translated from the exons ATGGGGCAGCAGTCGCTGATCTACGCGTTCGTGGCGAGGGGCACGGTGGTGCTCGCCGAGTACACGGAGTTCACCGGCAACTTCACCACCATCGCGGCGCAGTGCCTCCAGAAGCTCCCCGCGAGCAACAACAAGTTCACCTACAACTGCGACGGCCACACCTTCAACTACCTCGTCGAGGACGGATTCA CATACTGTGTAGTTGCTGTTGAATCAGTTGGGCGACAAATCCCCATTGCTTTCCTTGACAGAGTCAAGGAAGATTTCACCAAAAGATATGGTGGTGGGAAAGCAGCTACTGCTGCAGCAAACAGCCTCAACCGAGAATTCGG ATCAAAACTTAAGGAGCACATGCAGTATTGTGTGGACCACCCTGAGGAAATCAGCAAGCTTGCAAAGGTCAAAGCACAAGTCTCAGAGGTCAAAGGAGTTATGATGGAAAACATTGAGAAG GTTCTTGACCGTGGTGAGAAGATTGAACTGCTTGTCGACAAGACTGAAAACCTGAGATCTCAG GCACAAGATTTCAGACAGCAGGGTACAAAGGTGCGGCGAAAGATGTGGTTACAAAACATGAAGATCAAGCTGATCGTCCTGGGCATCATCATCGcgctcatcctcatcatcatcctgTCCGTGTGCCATGGCTTCAAGTGCAAGTGA